The proteins below are encoded in one region of Rhododendron vialii isolate Sample 1 chromosome 7a, ASM3025357v1:
- the LOC131333846 gene encoding uncharacterized protein LOC131333846 isoform X3 — translation MSETEDEKLLKEAKELPWDVRLFHKNWKVRNDANIDLAALCNSITDPEDPRLCEFGLFFKNTIADSNPSVQERALDALIAYLKVADADSAERYAKEVCDVIAAKCLTGRPRTVEKLQMVFMLLIELESVDVVLCLSDETPEVRDAAFASLEAMDKWVGAGPSEESLEKLDDVRWKNFPEMNDYSRGTVCTSSESYIYQDVSVTFQNSGGRNNNMLGLNLASIRILNELKLLRKDRLMNCSADRVSENIFHWKARIMGDPDSPYAGGEFLVDIHFPLNYPFVPPKVAFETKVFHPNIDITGDIYLGILEQWNWSPAVTMTEVLRSICTLLRNPDPAYFFVPKIAEMYNTERSKYEKTARSWTLMYAMG, via the exons ATGTCAGAGACGGAGGATGAGAAGTTGTTGAAGGAGGCTAAGGAACTGCCGTGGGACGTTCGACTGTTCCACAAGAACTGGAAGGTGAGGAACGACGCTAACATCGACCTCGCAGCCCTCTGCAATTCCATCACGGATCCCGAGGATCCCCGCCTATGCGAATTCG GGCTGTTCTTTAAGAACACGATTGCGGATTCGAACCCGTCAGTGCAGGAGAGGGCTCTTGACGCGCTGATTGCGTACTTGAAAGTTGCCGATGCAGATTCTGC GGAAAGATATGCGAAAGAAGTGTGTGATGTAATTGCAGCAAAATGCCTGACTGGTAGACCCAGGACGGTCGAGAAGTTGCAGATGGTGTTTATGCTTCTCATAGAGTTGGAGTCTGTAGACGTTGTCTTG TGCCTCAGTGATGAGACTCCAGAAGTGAGGGATGCAGCATTTGCTAGTTTGGAAGCAATGGATAAG tGGGTTGGTGCGGGACCGTCAGAGGAATCGTTGGAGAAACTTGATGATGTTAGATGGAAGAATTTTCCGGAAATGAATGATTATAGTCGTGGTACAGTATGTACAAGCTCAG AGTCTTATATTTACCAGGATGTATCAGTTACATTTCAAAATTCAGGTGGAAGAAACAATAATATGCTG GGTTTGAATCTTGCTTCGATACGAATCTTGAATGAGCTGAAATTACTTCGAAAAGATCGTCTGATGAACTGCAGTGCAG ATCGAGTTTCTGAAAACATCTTTCATTGGAAAGCAAGAATCATGGGTGATCCAGACAGTCCTTATGCTGGTGGAGAGTTTCTAGTTGACATCCATTTCCCTCTTAATTATCCATTTGTTCCACCTAAG GTTGCATTTGAGACAAAGGTTTTTCACCCTAACATAGACATCACTGGCGACATTTATCTTGGTATTTTGGAGCAGTGGAACTGGAGTCCAGCCGTTACTATGACCGAG GTGTTGCGCTCCATTTGCACTCTGTTAAGAAACCCGGATCCTGCTTACTTTTTCGTGCCGAAGATTGCTGAAATGTACAACACAGAAAGGAGCAAGTATGAGAAAACTGCCAGGAGCTGGACCCTGATGTATGCCATGGGTTAA
- the LOC131333846 gene encoding protein MOR1-like isoform X1 translates to MSETEDEKLLKEAKELPWDVRLFHKNWKVRNDANIDLAALCNSITDPEDPRLCEFGLFFKNTIADSNPSVQERALDALIAYLKVADADSAERYAKEVCDVIAAKCLTGRPRTVEKLQMVFMLLIELESVDVVLDAMEKAVMKKVAKAVVPAIDIILLALSEFGVKIVPPKRILKLLPELFVHRDQNVRASSKGLTLELCRWIGKETVKSVLFGKMPKTMKKELEAELVSVSRIARPSRKIRSEKNKEPEEEGVGFGPSEESVTDAPQEIECVESVDPVVVLTLEKAGLGDGVKAAKWSEQKVSASKRTKLNSQLCMAPDYIAKIRQSLKKCLSDETPEVRDAAFASLEAMDKWVGAGPSEESLEKLDDVRWKNFPEMNDYSRGTVCTSSESYIYQDVSVTFQNSGGRNNNMLGLNLASIRILNELKLLRKDRLMNCSADRVSENIFHWKARIMGDPDSPYAGGEFLVDIHFPLNYPFVPPKVAFETKVFHPNIDITGDIYLGILEQWNWSPAVTMTEVLRSICTLLRNPDPAYFFVPKIAEMYNTERSKYEKTARSWTLMYAMG, encoded by the exons ATGTCAGAGACGGAGGATGAGAAGTTGTTGAAGGAGGCTAAGGAACTGCCGTGGGACGTTCGACTGTTCCACAAGAACTGGAAGGTGAGGAACGACGCTAACATCGACCTCGCAGCCCTCTGCAATTCCATCACGGATCCCGAGGATCCCCGCCTATGCGAATTCG GGCTGTTCTTTAAGAACACGATTGCGGATTCGAACCCGTCAGTGCAGGAGAGGGCTCTTGACGCGCTGATTGCGTACTTGAAAGTTGCCGATGCAGATTCTGC GGAAAGATATGCGAAAGAAGTGTGTGATGTAATTGCAGCAAAATGCCTGACTGGTAGACCCAGGACGGTCGAGAAGTTGCAGATGGTGTTTATGCTTCTCATAGAGTTGGAGTCTGTAGACGTTGTCTTG GATGCTATGGAGAAAGCTGTtatgaaaaaggttgctaaagcaGTTGTTCCAGCCATTGATATCATTTTGCTAGCTTTAAG TGAATTTGGGGTGAAGATAGTGCCCCCTAAAAGAATATTAAAGCTGTTGCCGGAACTCTTTGTCCACCGAGATCAAAATGTTCGTGCTTCATCCAAAGGATTAACACTTGAGCTGTGTCGTTGGATTGGAAAAGAAACAGTGAAATCAGTATTGTTTGGGAAAATGCCGAAGACAATG aaaaaagagttgGAGGCTGAGCTTGTCAGTGTCTCTAGGATAGCTAGACCATCTCGCAAAATAAG ATCCGAGAAAAACAAGGAGCCAGAGGAAGAAGGTGTAGGCTTTGGTCCTTCTGAAGAATCTGTCACAGATG CTCCTCAAGAAATTGAATGTGTTGAATCTGTTGATCCTGTGGTTGTATTGACTTTGGAGAAGGCAGGGTTGGGGGATGGAGTG AAAGCTGCCAAGTGGTCAGAGCAAAAGGTATCTGCGTCCAAACGTACCAAACTCAATTCACAGTTATGCATGGCTCCTGATTATATTGCAAAAATCCGCCAGTCACTTAAGAAG TGCCTCAGTGATGAGACTCCAGAAGTGAGGGATGCAGCATTTGCTAGTTTGGAAGCAATGGATAAG tGGGTTGGTGCGGGACCGTCAGAGGAATCGTTGGAGAAACTTGATGATGTTAGATGGAAGAATTTTCCGGAAATGAATGATTATAGTCGTGGTACAGTATGTACAAGCTCAG AGTCTTATATTTACCAGGATGTATCAGTTACATTTCAAAATTCAGGTGGAAGAAACAATAATATGCTG GGTTTGAATCTTGCTTCGATACGAATCTTGAATGAGCTGAAATTACTTCGAAAAGATCGTCTGATGAACTGCAGTGCAG ATCGAGTTTCTGAAAACATCTTTCATTGGAAAGCAAGAATCATGGGTGATCCAGACAGTCCTTATGCTGGTGGAGAGTTTCTAGTTGACATCCATTTCCCTCTTAATTATCCATTTGTTCCACCTAAG GTTGCATTTGAGACAAAGGTTTTTCACCCTAACATAGACATCACTGGCGACATTTATCTTGGTATTTTGGAGCAGTGGAACTGGAGTCCAGCCGTTACTATGACCGAG GTGTTGCGCTCCATTTGCACTCTGTTAAGAAACCCGGATCCTGCTTACTTTTTCGTGCCGAAGATTGCTGAAATGTACAACACAGAAAGGAGCAAGTATGAGAAAACTGCCAGGAGCTGGACCCTGATGTATGCCATGGGTTAA
- the LOC131333846 gene encoding protein MOR1-like isoform X2: MRIRERYAKEVCDVIAAKCLTGRPRTVEKLQMVFMLLIELESVDVVLDAMEKAVMKKVAKAVVPAIDIILLALSEFGVKIVPPKRILKLLPELFVHRDQNVRASSKGLTLELCRWIGKETVKSVLFGKMPKTMKKELEAELVSVSRIARPSRKIRSEKNKEPEEEGVGFGPSEESVTDAPQEIECVESVDPVVVLTLEKAGLGDGVKAAKWSEQKVSASKRTKLNSQLCMAPDYIAKIRQSLKKCLSDETPEVRDAAFASLEAMDKWVGAGPSEESLEKLDDVRWKNFPEMNDYSRGTVCTSSESYIYQDVSVTFQNSGGRNNNMLGLNLASIRILNELKLLRKDRLMNCSADRVSENIFHWKARIMGDPDSPYAGGEFLVDIHFPLNYPFVPPKVAFETKVFHPNIDITGDIYLGILEQWNWSPAVTMTEVLRSICTLLRNPDPAYFFVPKIAEMYNTERSKYEKTARSWTLMYAMG; the protein is encoded by the exons ATGCGAATTCG GGAAAGATATGCGAAAGAAGTGTGTGATGTAATTGCAGCAAAATGCCTGACTGGTAGACCCAGGACGGTCGAGAAGTTGCAGATGGTGTTTATGCTTCTCATAGAGTTGGAGTCTGTAGACGTTGTCTTG GATGCTATGGAGAAAGCTGTtatgaaaaaggttgctaaagcaGTTGTTCCAGCCATTGATATCATTTTGCTAGCTTTAAG TGAATTTGGGGTGAAGATAGTGCCCCCTAAAAGAATATTAAAGCTGTTGCCGGAACTCTTTGTCCACCGAGATCAAAATGTTCGTGCTTCATCCAAAGGATTAACACTTGAGCTGTGTCGTTGGATTGGAAAAGAAACAGTGAAATCAGTATTGTTTGGGAAAATGCCGAAGACAATG aaaaaagagttgGAGGCTGAGCTTGTCAGTGTCTCTAGGATAGCTAGACCATCTCGCAAAATAAG ATCCGAGAAAAACAAGGAGCCAGAGGAAGAAGGTGTAGGCTTTGGTCCTTCTGAAGAATCTGTCACAGATG CTCCTCAAGAAATTGAATGTGTTGAATCTGTTGATCCTGTGGTTGTATTGACTTTGGAGAAGGCAGGGTTGGGGGATGGAGTG AAAGCTGCCAAGTGGTCAGAGCAAAAGGTATCTGCGTCCAAACGTACCAAACTCAATTCACAGTTATGCATGGCTCCTGATTATATTGCAAAAATCCGCCAGTCACTTAAGAAG TGCCTCAGTGATGAGACTCCAGAAGTGAGGGATGCAGCATTTGCTAGTTTGGAAGCAATGGATAAG tGGGTTGGTGCGGGACCGTCAGAGGAATCGTTGGAGAAACTTGATGATGTTAGATGGAAGAATTTTCCGGAAATGAATGATTATAGTCGTGGTACAGTATGTACAAGCTCAG AGTCTTATATTTACCAGGATGTATCAGTTACATTTCAAAATTCAGGTGGAAGAAACAATAATATGCTG GGTTTGAATCTTGCTTCGATACGAATCTTGAATGAGCTGAAATTACTTCGAAAAGATCGTCTGATGAACTGCAGTGCAG ATCGAGTTTCTGAAAACATCTTTCATTGGAAAGCAAGAATCATGGGTGATCCAGACAGTCCTTATGCTGGTGGAGAGTTTCTAGTTGACATCCATTTCCCTCTTAATTATCCATTTGTTCCACCTAAG GTTGCATTTGAGACAAAGGTTTTTCACCCTAACATAGACATCACTGGCGACATTTATCTTGGTATTTTGGAGCAGTGGAACTGGAGTCCAGCCGTTACTATGACCGAG GTGTTGCGCTCCATTTGCACTCTGTTAAGAAACCCGGATCCTGCTTACTTTTTCGTGCCGAAGATTGCTGAAATGTACAACACAGAAAGGAGCAAGTATGAGAAAACTGCCAGGAGCTGGACCCTGATGTATGCCATGGGTTAA
- the LOC131333846 gene encoding ubiquitin-conjugating enzyme E2 11-like isoform X4 — protein sequence MKAAKWSEQKVSASKRTKLNSQLCMAPDYIAKIRQSLKKCLSDETPEVRDAAFASLEAMDKWVGAGPSEESLEKLDDVRWKNFPEMNDYSRGTVCTSSESYIYQDVSVTFQNSGGRNNNMLGLNLASIRILNELKLLRKDRLMNCSADRVSENIFHWKARIMGDPDSPYAGGEFLVDIHFPLNYPFVPPKVAFETKVFHPNIDITGDIYLGILEQWNWSPAVTMTEVLRSICTLLRNPDPAYFFVPKIAEMYNTERSKYEKTARSWTLMYAMG from the exons ATG AAAGCTGCCAAGTGGTCAGAGCAAAAGGTATCTGCGTCCAAACGTACCAAACTCAATTCACAGTTATGCATGGCTCCTGATTATATTGCAAAAATCCGCCAGTCACTTAAGAAG TGCCTCAGTGATGAGACTCCAGAAGTGAGGGATGCAGCATTTGCTAGTTTGGAAGCAATGGATAAG tGGGTTGGTGCGGGACCGTCAGAGGAATCGTTGGAGAAACTTGATGATGTTAGATGGAAGAATTTTCCGGAAATGAATGATTATAGTCGTGGTACAGTATGTACAAGCTCAG AGTCTTATATTTACCAGGATGTATCAGTTACATTTCAAAATTCAGGTGGAAGAAACAATAATATGCTG GGTTTGAATCTTGCTTCGATACGAATCTTGAATGAGCTGAAATTACTTCGAAAAGATCGTCTGATGAACTGCAGTGCAG ATCGAGTTTCTGAAAACATCTTTCATTGGAAAGCAAGAATCATGGGTGATCCAGACAGTCCTTATGCTGGTGGAGAGTTTCTAGTTGACATCCATTTCCCTCTTAATTATCCATTTGTTCCACCTAAG GTTGCATTTGAGACAAAGGTTTTTCACCCTAACATAGACATCACTGGCGACATTTATCTTGGTATTTTGGAGCAGTGGAACTGGAGTCCAGCCGTTACTATGACCGAG GTGTTGCGCTCCATTTGCACTCTGTTAAGAAACCCGGATCCTGCTTACTTTTTCGTGCCGAAGATTGCTGAAATGTACAACACAGAAAGGAGCAAGTATGAGAAAACTGCCAGGAGCTGGACCCTGATGTATGCCATGGGTTAA
- the LOC131333846 gene encoding ubiquitin-conjugating enzyme E2 11-like isoform X5 translates to MDKWVGAGPSEESLEKLDDVRWKNFPEMNDYSRGTVCTSSESYIYQDVSVTFQNSGGRNNNMLGLNLASIRILNELKLLRKDRLMNCSADRVSENIFHWKARIMGDPDSPYAGGEFLVDIHFPLNYPFVPPKVAFETKVFHPNIDITGDIYLGILEQWNWSPAVTMTEVLRSICTLLRNPDPAYFFVPKIAEMYNTERSKYEKTARSWTLMYAMG, encoded by the exons ATGGATAAG tGGGTTGGTGCGGGACCGTCAGAGGAATCGTTGGAGAAACTTGATGATGTTAGATGGAAGAATTTTCCGGAAATGAATGATTATAGTCGTGGTACAGTATGTACAAGCTCAG AGTCTTATATTTACCAGGATGTATCAGTTACATTTCAAAATTCAGGTGGAAGAAACAATAATATGCTG GGTTTGAATCTTGCTTCGATACGAATCTTGAATGAGCTGAAATTACTTCGAAAAGATCGTCTGATGAACTGCAGTGCAG ATCGAGTTTCTGAAAACATCTTTCATTGGAAAGCAAGAATCATGGGTGATCCAGACAGTCCTTATGCTGGTGGAGAGTTTCTAGTTGACATCCATTTCCCTCTTAATTATCCATTTGTTCCACCTAAG GTTGCATTTGAGACAAAGGTTTTTCACCCTAACATAGACATCACTGGCGACATTTATCTTGGTATTTTGGAGCAGTGGAACTGGAGTCCAGCCGTTACTATGACCGAG GTGTTGCGCTCCATTTGCACTCTGTTAAGAAACCCGGATCCTGCTTACTTTTTCGTGCCGAAGATTGCTGAAATGTACAACACAGAAAGGAGCAAGTATGAGAAAACTGCCAGGAGCTGGACCCTGATGTATGCCATGGGTTAA